The stretch of DNA CATGGGGCTTTAAGACAATCTCTTCAGCGAGCATCCTTTTGCCTATGGACAAAATTTGCAAAACCTGATGTGCCGGGAGCTCACCCTGGGAGACGTGGATGGCGGCTTCAATAAGCGAGAGAATAAAGGCTTTGATACCATAGCCGTAATCGGATAGGTTGCTGAGGATCATCTGGTCAATCACCTCGCTGACCTGATCTGCTTTTCCCCACGGGCTAAGGATCTGTTTAAGGTCCTCCTGCGCCTTAAGGTAGTGGACCTCGGTATACCAGAGGGTGTCATCGGCATCAAAGCCTATCATCTCGATGTTCATTAAATCTCCTCACAGACGGTCTTTAGAGCCTATTATACTGGCTTCACACGGTTAGTGAACGGCGCTGACGTCTGAGCCGAGTCGTAGCAGGATTTGATATAATGGACTCAAGATATGCAGACGAAAGGATGGCATATGGAAAACCTCACAACGCAAAAACCAACCCGGAATATTGCCCTGGAACTCGTTCGAGTTACAGAGGGAGCCGCAATGGCAGCCGCGCGCCACTTTGGTCGCGGATCAAAAATCGAGGCTGATAAGGCAGCAGTGGATGCGATGCGCTTTTTGTTGAATGAGATCGATCTGGATGGAACGATCATCATCGGTGAGGGTGAGAAAGACAAGGCGCCGATGCTCTATAATGGCGAGAAGGTCGGCACCGGCGAGCTGCCTGTATTGGATATGGCGGTTGACCCTGTGGAAGGCACAGAATTGGTTGCCAAAGGCATGCCAAATGCGATTGCCACCATAGCGGCTGCCCCGCCAGGGACCATGTTTAACCCGGGCCCGATGTTTTACATGTCAAAAATTGCCGTCGGTTATGAAGCCAGGGACGTGATTGATATTTACGCTCCCGTGAAAGACAACCTCAACAAAATTGCGCATGCCAAGGGTATGGACATCGATGAATTAACTGTGGTGATTCTGGACCGCCCCCGGCATAAGCGTTTGATCCATGAGGTGCGCGATTGTGGCGCACGGATCCGTTTGATTCCCGACGGCGATGTAGCCGGTGCCCTGATGACTGCCTGGCCGGGAACTGGAATCGATGTCCTGATGGGCGTTGGCGGAACGCCCGAGGCTGTGCTGGCTGCCTGTGGCTTAGGCGCAATGCGGGGCACGATGCAGGGCATTCTCTGGCCGCGCAATGTTGAAGACCGCCGGCTGGCAAAAGCTGCTGGCATTGATTTAACACGTGTCCTGACCCTGGACGACCTGGTTTCCTCAAATGACACCTTTTTTGTCGCCACTGGTATTTCCGACGGAACGCTTTTGGATGGTGTCAATTACTCCGGGGATTTTGTCCGCACCCACAGCCTGGTGACGCGCGGTCTGACCCACACGGTGCGCGAGATTGTTTCCCACCATCATCTGGATACCCTTCAAAAAATCAGCCCGATTGCCTATTAGGTGTGGTTAATTGCGAGTGGTAAGAGGGAAACCGGTATGAATCTGTCTTCTTAGGTGATTTGATTAAAATAAAATAAACCACGAACAGAATTATTTTAAGCTGGGCAACGTCGGCAAGATTTGTGGATCAGCAACGCACTCAAATAGCTTATTCCGGCAATCAAGATGATGGTCGCACC from Brevefilum fermentans encodes:
- the glpX gene encoding class II fructose-bisphosphatase encodes the protein MENLTTQKPTRNIALELVRVTEGAAMAAARHFGRGSKIEADKAAVDAMRFLLNEIDLDGTIIIGEGEKDKAPMLYNGEKVGTGELPVLDMAVDPVEGTELVAKGMPNAIATIAAAPPGTMFNPGPMFYMSKIAVGYEARDVIDIYAPVKDNLNKIAHAKGMDIDELTVVILDRPRHKRLIHEVRDCGARIRLIPDGDVAGALMTAWPGTGIDVLMGVGGTPEAVLAACGLGAMRGTMQGILWPRNVEDRRLAKAAGIDLTRVLTLDDLVSSNDTFFVATGISDGTLLDGVNYSGDFVRTHSLVTRGLTHTVREIVSHHHLDTLQKISPIAY